A stretch of Ascochyta rabiei chromosome 6, complete sequence DNA encodes these proteins:
- a CDS encoding Molybdopterin synthase, giving the protein MASGPSTTEGSTFTPNIPSEPVVKATDDIYIELTPHDLDSRALTTFVRSPSAGATVLFIGTTRDSFNDQPVSALAYTSYTPLAMNTLYKIASTILQKHNCTKIAISHKLGECPIAEESIVIAVSAPHRKAAWLAGEEALEMTKDKAEIWKLEKFEGGEGVWRANRDGAVGTKVPKEEKELPKV; this is encoded by the coding sequence ATGGCCTCGGGGCCCTCAACAACCGAAGGCTCCACCTTCACACCCAACATCCCCTCCGAGCCCGTCGTCAAAGCCACAGACGACATCTACATCGAGCTGACCCCGCACGACCTGGACTCGCGCGCACTAACAACGTTTGTGCGCTCCCCCTCCGCGGGAGCGACCGTACTCTTCATCGGCACGACGCGCGACTCGTTCAACGACCAGCCCGTCTCCGCGTTAGCATACACCTCCTACACGCCGCTAGCCATGAACACGTTGTACAAGATCGCCAGCACGATCCTGCAGAAACATAACTGCACCAAGATTGCTATCAGCCACAAGCTGGGCGAGTGTCCGATTGCAGAAGAGAGCATTGTCATTGCGGTGAGTGCGCCGCATAGGAAGGCGGCGTGGTTGGCGGGCGAAGAGGCGTTGGAGATGACAAAGGACAAGGCGGAGATTTGGAAGTTGGAGAAGTTTGAGGGTGGGGAGGGGGTCTGGAGAGCGAATAGGGATGGGGCTGTGGGGACGAAGGTGCCTAAAGAGGAGAAGGAGCTACCGAAGGTGTAG